The following are encoded together in the Phaseolus vulgaris cultivar G19833 chromosome 9, P. vulgaris v2.0, whole genome shotgun sequence genome:
- the LOC137821948 gene encoding protein EDS1L-like — protein sequence MAGGSLGDNIGLKEDVIKRVCGLAFKAHKHKPQEKLYFYEKVQISSGTYHVFSFSGSWDATEWFVNKPFGGTKIDINLFPSLRSIGNDEAALVNEGFAKRFDHIFRTTPFKSEVNKAIGDGKQVVFTGHSSGAAMAIFATFWALEEYLNPTKTQKPKPPFCVTFGSPLIGNHILSHASRREKWSRYFIHFVLRYDIVPRILLAPLSSIHLTFGSILQSLNPKSKTSTQDSTRAEFFSTVMRNTASVTSHAACILMGSTKLLLETVANFVDLSPYRPFGTYIFCNGNGQLIVVKNSDAVLQLLFHTAQLSDLKDLPEIANDSILQHLSYEAELECSLGMQNVVYLEQLEQLPLSSDGSDSDVATISTALNGLGLSIRARLCLRAAGELEKQKQKNEEKISKEFEDKGVASMRYLEKYKTTCEVQKGKGYYDAFKVQKEENDFQANVKRLVLAGVWDEVIEMLKRYELPDEFEGKSEWIQHGTIFRRLVEPLDISNYHRHLKNEDTGPYMIWGRPKRYKYTQRWLEHAKRVPKPVPITESTFWAEVEELHSWINSKKSFDEVRQRVEQLESDLKKWTHAKELTKDTFSKDPTFIKFWEILPPENKANIAALVANVKGL from the exons ATGGCTGGAGGGTCACTTGGAGACAACATAGGATTGAAGGAAGATGTCATCAAGAGGGTCTGCGGTTTAGCCTTCAAAGCTCACAAGCACAAGCCACAAGAGAAGCTCTACTTTTACGAAAAGGTTCAAATTTCTTCGGGAACTTACCATGTTTTCAGTTTCTCGGGATCTTGGGATGCCACTGAATGGTTTGTTAACAAACCCTTTGGAGGAACGAAGATAGATATTAACCTGTTCCCTTCTCTCAGAAGTATTGGCAACGACGAAGCTGCTTTGGTGAACGAAGGCTTCGCAAAGAGATTCGATCACATATTCAGAACTACCCCGTTTAAATCCGAG GTGAATAAGGCTATAGGAGATGGGAAGCAAGTGGTGTTTACGGGGCACTCCTCTGGTGCTGCTATGGCCATATTTGCAACATTTTGGGCCTTGGAAGAGTACCTTAATCCAACCAAAACTCAAAAACCTAAACCACCCTTCTGTGTCACTTTCGGGTCTCCCTTAATTGGTAATCATATACTCTCTCACGCTTCAAGGAGAGAAAAGTGGTCTCGCTATTTCATACACTTTGTTTTGAGATATGACATAGTGCCACGGATTTTGCTTGCTCCCTTATCTTCTATTCACCTAACTTTTGGTTCTATTCTCCAATCCTTGAATCCCAAGTCCAAAACTTCCACCCAAGATTCAACACGAGCTGAATTTTTCTCAACTGTGATGAGAAACACAGCCAGTGTTACAAGCCATGCTGCGTGCATTCTCATGGGCAGCACAAAATTGTTACTTGAGACAGTGGCAAATTTTGTTGACTTGAGTCCTTATAGGCCCTTTGGGACATATATTTTCTGCAATGGAAATGGACAGCTGATTGTGGTGAAAAACTCTGATGCTGTTTTGCAACTGTTATTCCACACTGCTCAGCTAAGCGATTTGAAAGACCTTCCAGAAATTGCTAATGATAGCATATTGCAACACCTGTCCTATGAGGCTGAGTTGGAATGTAGCTTGGGAATGCAGAACGTTGTGTACTTGGAACAACTTGAGCAACTTCCCTTGTCTTCTGATGGTTCTGATAGTGATGTTGCAACAATTAGCACAGCTTTGAATGGCCTTGGACTG AGCATAAGAGCAAGGCTGTGTCTACGCGCAGCAGGTGAGTTGGAAAAGCAGAAACAGAAAAACGAGGAGAAGATCAGTAAGGAGTTTGAGGATAAAGGTGTGGCAAGCATGAGGTATCTGGAGAAGTACAAAACAACATGCGAGGTGCAAAAGGGGAAGGGGTATTACGATGCCTTCAAGGTGCAGAAGGAGGAAAACGACTTCCAAGCAAATGTGAAGAGGCTTGTGCTGGCAGGGGTATGGGATGAGGTGATTGAGATGCTAAAGAGGTATGAACTCCCAGATGAGTTTGAAGGGAAGTCAGAATGGATTCAACATGGAACCATCTTTCGTCGCCTTGTGGAACCTCTAGACATATCCAATTACCATCGCCATTTGAAGAATGAGGACACGGGACCTTACATGATCTGGGGCAGGCCAAAACGGTATAAGTACACTCAAAGATGGTTGGAGCATGCCAAGAGGGTGCCAAAACCTGTTCCTATCACTGAATCCACCTTCTGGGCTGAAGTGGAAGAGCTTCATAGCTGGATCAATAGCAAGAAGAGTTTTGATGAAGTTAGGCAAAGGGTTGAGCAACTTGAATCTGACCTTAAAAAGTGGACTCATGCAAAGGAACTCACCAAGGATACTTTCTCAAAGGATCCTACCTTCATTAAGTTCTGGGAAATTCTCCCTCCTGAAAACAAGGCAAACATAGCTGCTCTTGTTGCTAATGTCAAAGGATTGTAA